In Chengkuizengella sediminis, one DNA window encodes the following:
- a CDS encoding CoA-acylating methylmalonate-semialdehyde dehydrogenase — protein MTKKTQVETLSNFIGGQWVNSTATNTIVVPNPATEEHIAEVPLSTKEDVAKAVKVAKEAFKTWSKTAVPRRARILFKYQQLLVDHWDELAKLITLENGKSFKEAYGEVQRGIECVEFAAGAPSLMMGKQLPDIATNLESGMYRYPVGVVGGITPFNFPMMVPCWMFPLAIACGNTFVLKPSERTPLLANRLAELFTEAGLPDGVFNIVHGAHDVVNGLLEHPDVPAISFVGSQPVAEYIYKTGAANGKRVQALAGAKNHSIVMPDAKIDEAVDQIVTAAYGSAGERCMACSVVVAVDDVADTLIEKIKEKADDIKMGNGLDEDVFLGPVIRAEHKERTANYIEIGVKEGAELIRDGRKDEFVSEKGYYIGPTIFDNVTSEMKIWKDEIFAPVLSIVRVENLEEAVEISNKSDFGNGACLFTQDGSSVRYFRENIESGMLGINLGVPAPMAFFPFSGWKNSFYGDLHANGTDGVEFYTRRKMMTARWT, from the coding sequence ATGACCAAGAAAACACAAGTTGAAACATTAAGTAACTTCATTGGTGGACAATGGGTAAATTCTACTGCTACAAATACGATCGTAGTGCCAAATCCAGCAACAGAGGAACATATCGCAGAAGTACCACTTTCTACTAAAGAAGATGTAGCTAAAGCTGTTAAAGTAGCAAAAGAAGCTTTTAAAACATGGAGCAAAACGGCTGTACCGAGAAGAGCACGTATATTGTTTAAATATCAGCAATTACTAGTAGACCATTGGGATGAACTTGCTAAGTTAATAACACTAGAGAACGGTAAAAGCTTTAAAGAAGCTTACGGAGAAGTACAGCGTGGAATTGAATGTGTAGAATTTGCGGCAGGTGCTCCTTCATTAATGATGGGTAAACAATTACCTGATATTGCAACAAACTTAGAATCAGGAATGTATCGTTATCCAGTAGGTGTTGTAGGTGGAATTACACCATTTAACTTCCCTATGATGGTACCTTGTTGGATGTTCCCTTTAGCGATTGCTTGTGGAAATACATTTGTATTAAAACCGTCTGAAAGAACGCCTTTACTGGCAAATCGTTTAGCAGAGCTTTTCACAGAAGCTGGTTTACCAGATGGCGTATTCAATATCGTTCATGGCGCACATGATGTAGTAAATGGTTTATTAGAACACCCAGATGTACCTGCTATATCATTTGTTGGTTCTCAACCTGTTGCAGAATATATTTATAAAACTGGGGCAGCGAATGGAAAACGTGTTCAAGCGTTAGCAGGTGCGAAAAACCATAGTATTGTCATGCCTGATGCTAAAATAGATGAAGCTGTTGATCAAATCGTTACAGCTGCTTATGGTTCAGCAGGTGAAAGGTGTATGGCATGTTCTGTTGTTGTTGCAGTGGATGATGTTGCAGACACATTAATAGAAAAAATAAAAGAAAAAGCAGATGACATTAAAATGGGGAACGGATTAGATGAAGACGTCTTTTTAGGTCCTGTTATTCGAGCTGAACATAAAGAGAGAACAGCAAATTATATCGAAATTGGAGTTAAAGAAGGTGCAGAATTAATACGTGACGGTCGTAAGGATGAATTTGTGAGCGAAAAAGGATATTATATTGGACCCACAATCTTTGATAATGTAACATCTGAAATGAAGATTTGGAAGGATGAAATTTTTGCTCCGGTATTATCCATCGTTCGAGTGGAAAATTTAGAGGAAGCAGTGGAAATTTCCAATAAATCTGATTTTGGTAATGGTGCCTGTTTATTTACTCAAGATGGAAGCAGTGTCCGTTATTTTAGAGAGAACATAGAATCTGGTATGTTAGGAATTAACTTAGGAGTTCCTGCTCCAATGGCATTCTTCCCATTTTCAGGTTGGAAAAACTCTTTTTATGGTGATTTACATGCCAATGGTACAGATGGTGTAGAATTTTATACGAGAAGAAAAATGATGACAGCTCGTTGGACGTAA
- the iolC gene encoding 5-dehydro-2-deoxygluconokinase: MNLLNFDQNKKLDFIGVGRLCVDLNANEIHRPMEETMTFTKYVGGSPANITIGMSRLDMNSGFIGRIADDQMGRFIEQYLKNNNIDTSNVITDKSGTVTGLAFTEIKSPTDCSILMYRDNVADLKLEPNDVSEDYIKQSKAILISGTALAKSPSREAVFLALQYAKKHGVVVFFDIDYRPYTWESVQETATYYNLAAEKCDVIIGTREEFDMMEKMENYEKSDDWVTAKKWFDYNAKIVVIKHGADGSIAYAKDGKSYTGSIFPAKIVKTFGAGDSYAAGFIYGLMNGWEVDKAMEFGSAAASIVISSHSCSDAMPTYQQISSVIEKHGGE, from the coding sequence ATGAATCTATTAAACTTTGATCAAAATAAAAAACTAGACTTTATAGGTGTAGGTAGATTATGTGTCGACTTAAATGCAAATGAAATTCATAGACCGATGGAAGAAACAATGACATTTACGAAATATGTAGGCGGTTCTCCAGCGAATATAACGATTGGGATGTCCAGATTAGACATGAATTCTGGTTTTATCGGACGAATAGCAGATGACCAAATGGGTCGATTCATTGAGCAATATTTGAAAAATAACAACATTGATACATCCAATGTGATCACAGACAAATCTGGTACTGTTACAGGATTAGCTTTTACAGAAATCAAAAGTCCAACCGATTGCAGCATTCTTATGTATCGTGATAATGTAGCAGATTTAAAATTAGAGCCAAATGATGTATCAGAAGATTATATCAAACAATCCAAAGCCATTTTAATCTCTGGTACTGCGCTTGCAAAAAGCCCGTCAAGAGAAGCAGTATTCCTCGCTTTACAATATGCTAAAAAACATGGTGTTGTAGTATTTTTCGATATTGATTATAGACCTTATACTTGGGAATCCGTACAAGAGACAGCGACTTATTATAATTTAGCAGCTGAGAAATGTGATGTCATCATTGGAACTCGTGAAGAATTTGATATGATGGAGAAAATGGAAAACTATGAAAAAAGTGATGATTGGGTTACCGCTAAAAAATGGTTTGATTATAATGCCAAAATTGTAGTTATTAAACATGGAGCTGATGGATCCATTGCATATGCTAAGGACGGAAAATCATATACAGGATCTATATTCCCGGCAAAAATAGTTAAGACATTTGGAGCAGGGGACTCTTATGCAGCAGGGTTTATTTATGGATTAATGAATGGTTGGGAAGTTGATAAAGCCATGGAGTTTGGGAGTGCAGCTGCATCCATTGTTATATCAAGCCATAGTTGTTCGGATGCAATGCCGACTTATCAGCAGATTAGTAGTGTAATAGAAAAACATGGAGGGGAATAA
- the iolB gene encoding 5-deoxy-glucuronate isomerase — protein sequence MSEFIVPTKQPDDKGQVISITPESAGWEYVGFEVFSLNEGQSLKKVTGDKETCIVLLSGRASVNSKLEKWENIGKRMDIFEKIPPYSVYIPSGDFYEVLALTDLQLAVCAAPGKGSFPARLISPEDVGVELRGSGNMERSIHNILPEQAEADSLLVVEVFTPEGHWSSYPPHKHDQNNLPEESYLEETYYHRVNPEHGFAIQRVYTDDLSLDETLTVKNGDAVLVPKGYHPVSAPPGYEVYYLNVMAGPVRTWAFKNDPNHEWLMSRMKAYGSQVK from the coding sequence ATGTCAGAATTCATAGTACCAACTAAACAACCAGATGATAAAGGACAAGTGATTTCTATTACTCCTGAGTCAGCAGGTTGGGAATATGTGGGGTTTGAAGTTTTCTCCTTAAATGAAGGGCAATCACTTAAAAAAGTAACCGGAGATAAAGAGACTTGTATCGTTTTGCTAAGTGGTAGAGCTTCTGTAAATTCAAAGTTAGAGAAATGGGAGAATATCGGAAAGCGAATGGATATATTTGAAAAAATACCACCGTATTCGGTTTATATTCCATCAGGTGATTTTTATGAGGTGTTAGCACTAACTGATCTTCAACTAGCTGTTTGTGCTGCCCCTGGAAAAGGATCGTTTCCAGCCCGATTAATTTCTCCAGAGGACGTTGGTGTGGAGTTAAGAGGTTCTGGTAACATGGAACGCAGCATTCATAATATATTGCCAGAACAAGCTGAAGCAGATAGTTTGTTAGTTGTAGAAGTATTTACTCCAGAAGGTCACTGGTCTAGTTATCCACCTCACAAACATGATCAGAATAATCTTCCTGAGGAGTCTTATTTAGAAGAAACCTATTATCATAGAGTGAATCCTGAACATGGTTTTGCCATTCAGCGTGTTTATACGGATGATCTTTCGTTAGATGAAACATTAACTGTGAAAAATGGGGACGCAGTACTTGTACCTAAAGGATATCATCCTGTATCGGCTCCTCCAGGTTATGAGGTTTATTACCTCAATGTGATGGCAGGTCCTGTTCGTACTTGGGCATTTAAAAATGATCCAAACCATGAATGGCTAATGAGTAGAATGAAAGCATATGGAAGTCAGGTGAAATGA
- the iolE gene encoding myo-inosose-2 dehydratase, giving the protein MSIYPFNLGISPINWSNEDVKELGEHYTSETILSEMKSLGFVGTEMHSKFPSEVRELKTVLSEKGMQLVTQWKGVLFADKSKHESELEAYKEHVLFLKAMGCKVVVTCELGGSTIGDPRREANVTEVKPLTDVEWGNMVEGLEKAGQICKDNGMTLVYHHHMGTNVEKPEEIDRLMETTNPELVSLTFDSGHAYYGGADPYKVLNKHYDRVKHLHFKDIRKDVLDEVREKKISFKNSIAKNVFTVPGDGVIDFRPIFEYLLKHNYTGWAILEAEQDPAVKNPVMHAQKSMEYIQNLFIDLDHKLNV; this is encoded by the coding sequence ATGAGTATCTACCCTTTTAATCTAGGGATTTCGCCAATAAACTGGTCAAACGAAGATGTGAAAGAACTAGGAGAACACTACACAAGTGAAACGATTTTAAGTGAAATGAAATCACTAGGATTTGTAGGCACAGAAATGCACAGTAAATTTCCTAGTGAAGTTAGAGAATTGAAAACCGTATTATCCGAAAAAGGAATGCAGCTTGTTACCCAGTGGAAGGGTGTATTGTTTGCAGATAAATCAAAACATGAGAGTGAACTGGAAGCATACAAAGAGCACGTACTTTTTTTAAAAGCCATGGGTTGTAAAGTCGTTGTGACATGTGAGCTTGGAGGTTCAACAATTGGCGATCCAAGAAGAGAAGCAAATGTAACTGAAGTGAAGCCATTGACGGATGTAGAGTGGGGCAACATGGTAGAAGGGCTGGAAAAGGCAGGTCAAATTTGCAAAGATAACGGGATGACATTAGTTTATCACCATCATATGGGAACAAATGTTGAAAAACCAGAAGAAATTGATAGATTAATGGAAACCACAAATCCAGAACTAGTTTCCTTAACCTTTGATAGTGGGCATGCCTATTATGGTGGTGCAGATCCTTATAAGGTACTTAATAAACATTATGACCGTGTTAAACATCTTCATTTTAAAGATATCAGAAAAGATGTTTTGGACGAAGTAAGAGAAAAGAAAATTAGTTTTAAAAACTCAATAGCAAAAAATGTGTTTACTGTTCCTGGTGACGGTGTCATAGATTTTCGTCCTATCTTCGAGTATTTATTAAAACATAATTACACAGGTTGGGCTATTCTTGAAGCAGAACAAGATCCAGCCGTGAAAAATCCAGTGATGCACGCACAAAAGTCAATGGAGTATATTCAAAATTTATTTATTGATTTAGATCATAAATTGAATGTTTGA
- the iolD gene encoding 3D-(3,5/4)-trihydroxycyclohexane-1,2-dione acylhydrolase (decyclizing), translating to METIRLTMSQALLKFLDQQYVELDGKEIKFFKGVMGIFGHGNVTGIGEALEQDKGSLTYIQGKNEQGMAHAAMAYAKQKNRLETFACTSSIGPGALNMVTAAGTATVNRIPVLFLPGDIFACRQPDPVLQQIEDPTEYNVSANDAFKPVSKYWDRISRPEQLMTAALNAMRVLTDPVDTGAVTLCLPQDVQSEAYDYPIEFFEKRVFYMDRKPLPHSACQRAVQLIKSKKKPLIIAGGGVHYSLATETLKEFAEAFQIPVSDTQAGKSVMSWKHPLNMGAVGVTGSLAANRLAKETDLVIAVGTRLADFPTSSKQAFQNPQVEIISINVSSFDALKMNGLSIVADAKEALTSLKQVLSQEGYQTEYDRSHLSSLNKEWDTEVDRLFALESDQGLTQTRVLGEINQFIDEKDVIVGAAGSLPGDLHRVWRTTQPKTYHLEYGFSCMGYEVSGALGVKMAEPNQEVYAMCGDGSFLMLHSELLTSIQEGQKINVILLDNHGFQCIQNLQRGQGSDGFGNEFRYRSKETNRLTADYVPIDFAAYAGALGVKTYKVHTLNELKDALEQSKQDTVSTLIDIKVLPGTNTDGYESWWRVGVAEVSESEKVQQAHKQMEQDIKLTKQY from the coding sequence ATGGAAACCATTCGTTTAACAATGTCACAGGCACTACTGAAGTTTTTAGATCAACAATACGTTGAATTAGATGGCAAAGAAATAAAATTTTTTAAAGGTGTTATGGGCATCTTCGGACATGGAAATGTAACAGGGATTGGGGAAGCCTTAGAACAAGATAAAGGAAGTTTAACCTATATTCAAGGGAAAAATGAACAGGGGATGGCACATGCTGCGATGGCATATGCAAAACAAAAAAATAGACTGGAAACCTTTGCTTGCACATCTTCTATAGGTCCTGGCGCCTTAAATATGGTCACTGCAGCAGGAACAGCTACAGTAAACCGAATTCCTGTGCTTTTTCTTCCTGGTGATATTTTTGCATGTAGACAACCTGATCCTGTTTTACAACAAATTGAAGACCCTACAGAATATAATGTCTCAGCGAACGATGCATTTAAACCAGTGAGCAAATATTGGGATCGTATTTCTAGACCAGAGCAACTAATGACGGCTGCTTTGAATGCGATGCGAGTATTAACAGATCCAGTGGATACTGGAGCAGTTACGTTATGCCTCCCACAAGATGTTCAGAGCGAGGCGTATGACTACCCGATAGAATTTTTTGAAAAACGAGTTTTTTATATGGATAGAAAACCTTTACCTCATAGTGCGTGCCAAAGAGCTGTCCAACTTATCAAATCTAAAAAGAAACCATTGATCATTGCAGGTGGTGGAGTACATTATTCACTTGCAACCGAAACGTTGAAAGAGTTTGCTGAAGCCTTTCAAATTCCTGTATCAGACACACAAGCTGGTAAAAGCGTAATGTCTTGGAAACACCCTTTAAACATGGGGGCTGTTGGTGTGACAGGGTCATTAGCGGCAAATCGATTAGCCAAAGAAACGGATTTAGTGATTGCCGTAGGCACTAGATTAGCTGATTTCCCTACATCATCAAAACAAGCTTTTCAAAACCCACAAGTAGAAATCATTAGCATCAATGTTAGTTCATTTGACGCTCTAAAAATGAATGGATTAAGCATTGTAGCAGATGCGAAAGAGGCATTAACATCACTAAAACAAGTGTTAAGTCAAGAAGGATATCAAACAGAATATGATCGAAGTCATTTATCCAGCTTGAATAAGGAATGGGATACAGAGGTAGACCGATTATTTGCTTTAGAAAGTGATCAAGGTTTAACACAAACAAGAGTATTAGGTGAAATCAATCAATTCATTGATGAAAAAGATGTGATCGTAGGCGCAGCTGGAAGTTTACCAGGAGATTTACATCGTGTATGGCGAACAACTCAGCCTAAAACCTACCATTTGGAATATGGTTTCTCTTGTATGGGATATGAAGTTTCAGGTGCCCTGGGCGTGAAAATGGCCGAACCAAATCAAGAAGTATACGCAATGTGCGGAGATGGAAGTTTTTTAATGTTACATTCCGAGCTTTTGACAAGTATACAAGAAGGTCAGAAAATTAATGTTATTTTATTGGATAATCACGGATTTCAATGTATCCAAAACTTGCAAAGAGGACAAGGTAGTGATGGATTCGGCAATGAATTCCGCTATCGCTCCAAAGAAACAAATCGATTAACAGCTGATTATGTTCCGATAGATTTTGCAGCTTATGCCGGTGCGTTAGGAGTAAAAACTTACAAGGTTCATACTTTAAATGAATTAAAAGATGCCCTTGAACAATCTAAACAAGATACCGTATCAACTTTAATAGATATTAAAGTTCTTCCAGGTACAAATACAGATGGATATGAATCATGGTGGCGTGTAGGTGTAGCAGAAGTATCTGAGAGTGAAAAAGTACAACAAGCTCACAAACAAATGGAGCAAGACATCAAGTTAACTAAGCAATATTAA
- the iolG gene encoding inositol 2-dehydrogenase: MKQTLKIGIIGAGRIGKLHAENLVLLDKVELKAISDIYVDNVIDWAVKLGIKKTTKDYKEIINDPEIDAVYICSPTNTHAQMIKEAAEAKKHIFCEKPISFSAEETFEALKVVEQYGVKLQVGFNRRFDHNFKKVHDTVKNGMIGDPHIVKITSRDPEPPPAEYIKASGGLFMDMAIHDFDMARYVTGSEVEEVYVQGASLVDPMFKQYGDVDTAIITLKFENGAIGVIDNSRKAVYGYDQRVEVFGSKGSVAIQNDHPTTVEISTIQGVYRDKPQYFFLERYKDAYVVESKEFIQSLLQDSPLVCTGIDGYQAELIAKAAKESLQQGKPVKIEQFKSEIIKP, translated from the coding sequence GTGAAACAGACTTTAAAGATAGGTATTATTGGTGCTGGAAGAATAGGAAAGTTACATGCAGAGAATTTAGTTTTATTAGATAAGGTTGAATTGAAAGCGATCTCTGATATTTACGTAGATAACGTCATAGATTGGGCGGTTAAATTAGGAATTAAAAAAACGACAAAGGATTATAAAGAAATTATAAATGATCCAGAAATCGATGCAGTATACATATGCTCTCCAACAAATACACATGCACAAATGATTAAAGAAGCAGCTGAAGCCAAGAAACATATTTTTTGCGAGAAACCGATTAGCTTTTCAGCCGAAGAAACATTTGAAGCATTAAAAGTTGTCGAACAATATGGTGTGAAATTACAGGTTGGATTTAATCGACGTTTTGACCATAACTTTAAAAAGGTACACGATACTGTGAAAAATGGTATGATCGGCGATCCCCATATCGTAAAAATCACTTCACGTGATCCTGAACCACCCCCTGCTGAGTATATTAAAGCATCTGGAGGTTTATTTATGGATATGGCCATTCACGATTTTGATATGGCACGTTATGTGACTGGTAGTGAAGTAGAAGAGGTTTATGTTCAAGGTGCTAGTTTAGTAGATCCAATGTTTAAGCAATATGGAGATGTGGATACTGCCATTATTACTCTGAAATTTGAAAACGGTGCCATTGGTGTGATTGATAACAGTCGTAAGGCAGTCTATGGATATGATCAAAGAGTAGAGGTATTTGGTTCCAAAGGTTCGGTAGCGATTCAAAATGATCATCCAACAACAGTTGAAATTAGTACGATTCAAGGTGTGTATAGAGATAAACCTCAATATTTCTTTTTAGAAAGATATAAGGATGCATATGTTGTAGAGTCAAAAGAATTTATACAATCCTTACTTCAAGATTCACCACTAGTATGCACTGGAATTGATGGATATCAGGCGGAATTAATTGCGAAAGCAGCAAAGGAATCCTTACAGCAAGGAAAGCCAGTTAAAATTGAACAATTTAAAAGTGAAATCATAAAACCATAA
- a CDS encoding endonuclease/exonuclease/phosphatase family protein, whose product MKNKKNKQKKFTIMTWNIYFGADLEPLIGTTPEEVPQVTTEIFNQFEQTNFRERAKSISQQIKDIEPHLIGLQEVALWTVRSLTTKNETNFLTILLEELKRMGLDYGVVAINHNFSSELPSSTGDLIGILDRDVILAKRNAGLCFCNIQEEAFSNNLVVPVGDVPFTVLRGWSSVDICFQGQKFRLLNTHLEGNSVDVQVAQAKGLLSGPANTTLPILFIGDFNSNAEGALKPTYDLLINSGFTDVWNISGVGSGFTAFQARDLLNPISTLNERIDLILFKGNFNIKLSNTVGDKQEDRTLSGLWPSDHAGVFSECIQIIINEEVV is encoded by the coding sequence ATGAAAAACAAAAAAAATAAACAAAAAAAATTTACTATAATGACTTGGAATATATATTTTGGAGCTGATCTTGAACCACTTATCGGTACAACACCCGAAGAAGTCCCACAAGTAACAACAGAAATTTTTAATCAATTTGAACAAACTAATTTTCGAGAAAGGGCAAAGTCTATCTCACAACAAATTAAAGATATAGAACCTCATTTGATAGGGCTACAAGAAGTAGCCTTATGGACAGTTAGAAGTCTAACAACGAAGAATGAAACCAATTTTTTAACCATTTTATTAGAAGAATTAAAAAGAATGGGTTTAGATTACGGTGTGGTGGCGATCAATCATAATTTTAGTAGCGAATTACCAAGTAGTACAGGGGATTTGATTGGTATATTAGATAGGGATGTTATTCTAGCAAAAAGAAATGCAGGTTTATGTTTTTGTAATATACAAGAGGAGGCCTTTTCTAATAATTTAGTGGTTCCTGTGGGAGACGTCCCGTTTACTGTTCTTAGGGGGTGGTCTTCTGTAGATATTTGTTTTCAAGGACAGAAATTCAGATTGTTGAATACACACTTAGAGGGGAATTCAGTGGATGTACAAGTAGCTCAAGCAAAGGGATTATTAAGTGGCCCCGCTAATACTACACTTCCCATATTATTCATTGGTGATTTTAATTCAAATGCAGAGGGAGCTCTAAAACCAACTTATGATTTACTGATTAACTCTGGATTTACTGATGTTTGGAATATATCAGGGGTGGGATCTGGGTTTACAGCATTCCAAGCTAGAGATTTATTAAATCCTATTTCCACTTTGAATGAGAGGATTGATTTAATATTATTCAAAGGTAATTTTAATATAAAGCTTTCTAATACTGTTGGTGATAAACAAGAAGATAGAACACTTTCCGGACTTTGGCCTTCTGATCATGCGGGAGTTTTTAGTGAATGTATTCAAATCATCATAAATGAGGAGGTTGTATAA
- a CDS encoding LacI family DNA-binding transcriptional regulator → MVTIKDIAKQLGISVSTVSRALNDHSDIKKETKVKVLETMKKLNYRPNSIARSLIHQRTYTIGLMIPDITDPFFSTIAVGAQELLSEQGYQVIIGNTLRDSDKEKRFIESALERKMDGLIITPDHVDEELVDMLSNINVPVVFLRRRPTEELKVPFVDVDHYKGACQAVEHLISLGHKQIGYIGIPVESQIAIDRFQGYKDTLEKHNIPYISDYIQLTGGRTIQSGRIAMDQLCTKIPEMTALFAYNDLLAIGALESLAHHNFRVPDDISIMGFDNLEISSLYWIQLSTMSQPRNQMGRHAAETLLKMMNHSDADVIPESILLDSVLINRNTCKEIDEPIKAKTEE, encoded by the coding sequence TTGGTTACCATCAAAGACATTGCAAAGCAACTAGGTATCTCTGTATCTACAGTGTCACGCGCTCTAAATGATCATTCAGATATTAAAAAAGAAACGAAAGTAAAAGTTTTAGAAACTATGAAAAAACTAAATTACCGTCCAAATAGTATAGCTAGGAGTTTAATTCATCAACGTACATATACCATAGGATTAATGATTCCAGATATTACTGACCCTTTCTTCTCAACAATTGCTGTAGGAGCGCAAGAACTATTATCAGAACAAGGATATCAAGTCATTATTGGAAATACCTTACGAGATAGTGACAAAGAAAAACGTTTCATAGAAAGTGCATTGGAGCGTAAGATGGACGGGTTGATCATTACACCTGATCATGTGGATGAGGAACTTGTTGATATGTTATCTAATATAAACGTTCCTGTTGTTTTTTTAAGAAGAAGGCCTACCGAAGAATTAAAGGTACCTTTTGTTGACGTAGATCATTACAAAGGGGCATGTCAAGCCGTCGAACATTTAATTTCTCTAGGTCACAAGCAGATAGGTTATATAGGAATTCCTGTAGAATCACAAATCGCGATTGATAGATTTCAAGGTTACAAAGATACATTAGAAAAACACAATATCCCATACATCTCTGATTACATACAGCTTACAGGTGGAAGAACGATACAATCTGGTCGAATAGCAATGGATCAATTGTGTACAAAAATACCAGAAATGACCGCATTATTTGCTTATAATGATTTATTGGCAATCGGTGCTCTAGAGTCACTTGCTCATCATAACTTCCGTGTTCCAGATGACATTTCGATTATGGGATTTGATAATTTAGAAATATCAAGTTTATATTGGATTCAATTGTCAACCATGTCTCAACCACGTAATCAAATGGGACGTCATGCTGCAGAAACTTTACTAAAAATGATGAATCATTCTGATGCAGATGTAATCCCAGAGTCTATTTTACTAGATTCAGTTCTGATTAATAGAAATACATGTAAAGAAATTGACGAGCCTATAAAGGCGAAGACAGAAGAGTAG
- a CDS encoding ABC transporter substrate-binding protein — protein MKKMILVVFSVLLLISIVAAGCSSSSNSVAIYTAFPEQEVVMYIEQFEEETGIEVKFVRLSAGETLARIKAEKSNPQASVWFGGPSDTFVAAANDDLLEAYQPEGVSEIPEQFRDAKKVWTPIYVGALGFASNTEWLEKEGIEPPQSWADLLKPEYQGNVTMAHPASSGTAYSVYATLVQLKGEQEALDYFLQLDGNIRQYTKSGSAPAKQAGFGETGVGLSFAHDILKPKHEGYPITLSFPSDGTGYEVGAVALIKGAPSEQTENAQKFIDWAISKQAQDLYAESGSFRLPVNPEAKVPEGAVKLSDLSVIDYDAVWAGENRDDLLDKFESYVVGKEAVVE, from the coding sequence ATGAAAAAAATGATTTTGGTTGTTTTTTCTGTATTGTTATTAATCAGCATTGTAGCAGCAGGTTGTAGTTCAAGTTCTAATTCCGTCGCCATCTATACTGCTTTTCCAGAACAGGAAGTTGTCATGTATATTGAACAGTTTGAAGAAGAAACGGGTATTGAAGTTAAGTTTGTACGTTTATCTGCAGGTGAGACTTTAGCACGTATTAAAGCAGAAAAATCAAATCCACAAGCAAGTGTTTGGTTTGGAGGTCCATCAGATACTTTTGTTGCAGCAGCAAATGATGATTTGTTAGAAGCTTACCAACCTGAGGGAGTGTCTGAAATCCCAGAGCAATTCAGAGATGCTAAAAAAGTATGGACACCGATATATGTTGGAGCATTAGGTTTTGCAAGTAATACCGAATGGTTAGAAAAAGAAGGAATTGAACCCCCACAAAGCTGGGCAGATTTATTAAAACCAGAATACCAAGGGAATGTTACAATGGCTCATCCTGCATCCTCTGGAACTGCATACTCTGTTTATGCCACACTAGTACAGTTGAAAGGTGAACAAGAGGCATTGGATTACTTCTTACAACTTGATGGAAATATTAGACAATATACAAAATCTGGATCAGCTCCAGCAAAACAAGCTGGATTTGGTGAAACAGGTGTAGGTCTTTCCTTCGCTCATGATATTTTAAAACCGAAACATGAAGGTTACCCTATCACGTTATCCTTCCCAAGTGACGGAACTGGTTATGAAGTTGGTGCTGTTGCATTAATTAAAGGTGCTCCAAGTGAGCAAACTGAAAATGCTCAAAAATTTATTGATTGGGCAATTAGTAAACAAGCACAGGATTTATACGCAGAATCAGGGTCTTTCCGTTTACCTGTAAATCCAGAGGCAAAAGTACCTGAAGGTGCAGTTAAACTTTCTGATTTAAGTGTTATTGATTATGATGCGGTATGGGCTGGAGAAAACAGAGATGATTTACTAGATAAATTTGAGTCTTATGTTGTTGGTAAAGAAGCTGTAGTGGAATAA